The sequence CTCCTTCACCAGGGCTCCAGTAATGGCTGCAACAGTAATGGCTATGATCCTCCCAGCTACATGAGCAGATTTCTGGGACGCAGTCATCTCCATGAAAAATGGATCTCCAGAAGATACTATatgtttttaagtgaaaaaaagaaacaatgtgaaACTGTATTTAGTAGGTGCCATCTTTTATGTATCAAAGGggagaatatttatatatacatacacacacacacacacacacaaatatatatgtatgtatagctatacctcacacacacatatggatttgcttatgttttttgtttttgtttagtttatttacttgacacagagagagacagcacaaggagggggagaagcagatggacagggagaagcaggctctctgcaaagcagggagaccgatgtggggctcaatcccaggaccctgggatcatgacctgagccgaaggcagatgcttaacccactgagccacccaggcgcccctgcttgtgttttcaaaaagaaacaaaagaagaataaatcaggggcgcctgggtggctcagtgggttaagccgctgccttcggctcaggtcatgatctcagggtcctgggatctcaggtcCTAgaatctgagcagggagcctgcttcctcctctctctctgcctgcctctctgcctatttgtgatctctctctgtcaaataaataaataaaaatctttaaaaaaaaaaaaaaagaagaataaatcaaaataataaaaattattaactatggaggaggaaagggaagagagtggAGAATACCTAGGTGAAAGGAGATTTCTGTTTCTGAAGACGATCATATCTTGTGTCATTTTGACTTTGGGAGAAATATTGtacataaacattttatattatgtttaaattaaattaaaatagaaaaaaaagtccctaaaatttcaaaacaagttAAAGCAAATTAGCCTAACTGCATATCACAAAGGGAGTATAACTAAAAGAAGAGGAGAATTACTAAACTCAGTACTCTGACCATACACCCCTACTGGGATGTATTCTAAAGCCAGAAAGAACCACAAAGAAATCCTATATTTCATTCTGAGTCTTACTGTTAGTAGTAAAAAAACaatgtagatatttttaaattataaaaaatacattataagtGTGCAGAATAGAgtcaacatcaaaaaaaaaaatcctgctttctTTAGAAAAGCCTATTTGCAAGGCCAGCCCCTGGCTGGCACCTGGGAAATCAGATTTTGGGTGGTTCCCACAATTCCCAGAACTGATTAAGAGTGACTCACTGCACCTAAGCCAAACAATATGCTTTATGCCGAATACCTGCTTTCCTTCGGGAAGTCTCGAATTCTGGTCCATGAGCAGAGGGTGCTTATGTGACCTGTTCCCAAGAGAAGTCCTAGGCAATGAGTTTCAAATGAACTTCCCTGGTAAGAATATTCACACGTGGTAAGGCTCCCCTTGAAGCCATGTGAGCATAAAAAATACCTAAAAACTTatccaatatataaaaatatatgttcaaggagcatctcggtggctcagttggttaagcgtcttcctcttggtttcagctcaggtcacaatctcaagggggtgagatggagccctgcatcatgctctgtGTTCACCATGgattctgcttaagactctctctccctctccccctccctctcatctctctctctcaaataaacaaatctttaaaaaaaaaaaaaaaaagaaaaagaaagaaagaaagaaaaagaaaaaaagatgtaaatataaatataatgttcAACATGATGTGAAAAATCAAAGCTTCATTGGCCGAGACTGGAGGGTGCTAGAGTCCAAACTtgttctgaaaattaataaaaggaaagaacCAAGCACTTATCTAGATTTTACTACAAAGTGCATTTCAGAATAACTATATAAGCAATGAGGAAAAGGTCTTCTTCATGGAAGAATTCCAGCTAATAAATgcagaaggaaataatgaagctCAGCAATGGATACTGCAAACACTTTAGGTTCAAGACTGGTGGGGATTTTTTAATAGAGGGATCAGCTACCACCACCTGAACCCACTGACCAATCCTGGAATCTCTAAGTGTGTGACAAGCAGACACCATATGCTCATTGATGACACGTATCAGGAAGTCCACAGTGCCAGCTAGGTGTTCTCACCGAATAGCCTGATCTGAGTTGACTCGAGTGTCTAGATTGAACTTCCTATTAATAGGAAATACAGGGAACAGAGAAACAGGTTAAATGACACCACACAGAGGCAATCAGCTAAATCCTGGACGTGGATACTATAGATGACAATGACCTGCTTTCTCCAACAAATCAGTGTCATGAGAAAAGGGAGGGTGGAGGAGAAAGGGTGCTGGAAGGAGGGAGTATGCTACAGAATAAAGAAACCTACAGAATAAAGTCAATACAACAAAAAGCCAATCTGATCCTGTCAGTGTCTTACTTAAAACCCTCTGGGCCCCGCCCGCACCTCTCACTCATGTCCCTCTGTGCTCTGGCCAAAGTCATCCTCATTCAGTGACTTGAACTAGAGTCCTTGCAAAGGTAGTTCCTCTGTCCCAGAGTAAGACCAGGTCCTACCCCTTGACAGGCACCCTCACAGTGCCCTGGGCTTCTCACGGAAACATGCATATTTCTTTCCTATCTGCCCTTCTCTCAAGGACTAGAAGCTGCATGAGGAAAGACTCTACGTCTTGCTACAGACGGACACGTAATAAGCAGTAAATAAAAATCTGCTTAACATGTGTGAACCAACAAAGTACTGGTCACGTGCTTCAATGCACGTAGGAATCTGGCATAGTCCCAACTGGTTTTCTTTGCCACAGTATCTGTTTTTAGCACCTAGAACCCAGTATGATGGTAGAGGCTCGCAGGGAAGGACTCACCGTCTCGTGGGACTTGGGAACAGGTACGATGATGGCCAGCACACAGATGAGCTGGAAGATGGCCCCCAGGAACAGTCCGTACCGTAGCAGGTTCTCCAGGAAAGTGGGCTCGGGCACCTCAGGAGGTGAGAAGTCCAGGTCGGAGGCCATGGCCCGGGCCACCTGCTGCCTGTGGTCTCCTCTGATTCAACACTCTCCAGAGCCAACTTCTAAACACAAAGGTTAAGTGTCATGTTTCTACAACTGACTTTTAAATGGTTCCACTTGCCCAAACACACCCATACTTCCAAGGATATATAAAGCGATCACAGTGAGACGTTAACAGTACTTATCTAAGTGGAAGACTTATAAACAGTCATTGGACTATACTCTCAACTTTTCTGAATATtagaaatttctccaaatacagAGTTAGGGAAAATGAGTAAAGGCAAACACTTCGACAAAAATCTCTAATCAACATACACTTGAAGGCCTGCTACAGGtcagattttgttcatttattcacttattcatccagctattcattcagcaaatacctGCTGAACACCGAGCacgaaagaaagagaaaaagagaccaaGCTCTGCTCTCCTGGGGCCTACATCTCAGGGCAGAGGCCCAAAACATATCCAGACGTGCTGTGCCAGCTGGTGACAACTGTTTTGAACAAAACTGACAAAGGGCACTGTTTTACTTTGTGCAGGGTGACAGACAGGAGGGGCTCTCTGTAGAGATGGGGACTGACGGCAGAGATATGAAGTGTGAGAATGAGCCACTGGAACATCTGAGAGAGGcacatccaggcagagagaaaagcaagtgTAGAGGCCCCGGGGCAGGGAAATGAGGTCAAAGTGGCCAGAGAAGAATGCTCAAGAAGGCAAGAAGATCAGGGAGAAGTGTGGGCTGACCCACTAGGACCGTGACATTTCTGGATTGACTGAAGCCACCACGGGTTTGGGGCAGAGAAGTGACATTATCTGACTTACATTTTaaatgggcggggggggggacagggAGTGCAGAGTAGACACAGGGAGGCCGGTAAGGAGGCCACTGCCAGTAAACCCAAAGAAGCAATGCTGGGGACATGAATGACAGGGGCAGTGGTGGCCAGTGGTGGCAGGTCCAGCTTCACCCAGCCTCTCCTTTCCCCAGGGCTCCCACTCCTAATACTCTGATCGAGCCCAAACAGCTGCCTATAGTTCTTCAAGAGCACGGGCTCTTTCGAAATCCTGGGCCTCTGCCCAGGCTCACACTCTGCCAAGAATGTCCTTTTCCATTCTGACTGCTTGGTGAAGCCCCCACTCTACCTCCAAGGCTGAGCTCAAGCGTCACCTCCCCAGCACACCTTCCTTATTGCTGTCTCCCACCCTGGCATGACTGAACCGCCTCCCCTCTACCATAGCACCCACAAGTGACTTTCTTCTGCCCACCACCATGAGAAAGGGGCAAACTGATTTTTGGAACCAGGCCCACCTGACTCCAAAGCCCTCTGTGTTTTCAGAGGTCTGTGCCACACTGCGGTTTCCTGCTAAATCTGAgctgtccaatatggcagccatgAGCCACCTGTGGTTATCGAGAGTTGAAATACAGCTGGTCCAAACTGAGAGGGCTGTCCAGTTAAATACATACTCAAGTTAGGAAATGGCAGGAACATCAAAATGTAAAAGATCTCATTAAGGGTGTTTTTATATCgattatatgttgaaatgatatACTGGATTAAGCTGTTATTAATTTCacctgatctttaaaaaaataacaaaactggaggatttactttctgatttcaaaacttactacgaaacctacagtaatcaaaacagtgtggtactgggaTAAGGATATAGACTAAtggaatagagagctcagaaataaatcctCACATATGTAGTGGACTGATTTTCAAACAAGAGTGCCCGcatcattcaatggggaaaaacaggtTTTCAGcacatggtgctgggaaaactgcacaTCTACCTGGAAAATAATGCGGCTGGaaccttataccatatacaaaagtgAACTCAAAAGTGAATCAAAGATCTAAACTTAAGAGCccaactataaaactcctagaagacaacatcggggaaaatcttcatgagattggatttggcaatgatttctgagatgtgacaccaaaagcaaaggccacaaaataagaaataagttgGACATCATCATGATGAATTTAAAAACTGGTACATCAAAAGACATtatcaagagggaaaaaaaaaaaccacaagctGGAAAACAGTGGTTgtttctcaagaagttaaacatagaattaccatatgatctggcaaCTGCACTCGTAGGTATGTACCCCAAATAACTAAAAGCAAAGGCTCGAAAAGATActtgtaccccagtgttcacaggAGTACTTACAACAGCCAAAAGATGGCAACAACCAAGaacccatcaacagatgaacagatcaacaaaatgtGGTGCACACGTACAAAGAAATACTATTCAGCTATTAAAAGGAGTgaaattctgacacctgctacaacatggatagatctcgAAGACATGACGCTAGAAATAAGCCAGACACGGAGGGGCAAACGTTGTATGCTACCACTTGTAAGCAGTACCTAGAAGAGGGAAATTCTCGGAGCCAGAAACCAGATATAGGTTAGCAGAggctgcggggggaggggaaCGGGGACTTAGTGTTCAGTGTGGACAGAGTTTCTGCTGGGGATGCTGAAAGACTTCCGGAGCTAGAGAGTACTGATGGTTAGACATCACTGTGAATGCCATGGAACTATACActtgaaaaatggttaaaatgaaaggaaaaaaaaaatggttacaatggtaaattttatgttatgtatattttacaatttaaaaaatttacctttttcattttactttttaaatgcagCTACTAGAAAAGAGAAGATTACACATGTGGCCTGCATTGTATTCCTATGGTGTAGCCTTGGGCTAAAGAGAAAGTTCTAAGACCTTCCTCCACGGTAGAAGTTTCACTGCTTTGCACCATCAGGGAAGCGACTAAAGGGTAACAAAACTGCCTTCTCGGTAAACAGAGTGGGACTTTTGCAAAGGGTACTGTGTCCCTTTTGACCGGGACACTTGGGAAGATTACACGCCCGGCCAACAGGGTGGCCACTTTCACACTACTTCAGCTTTCTCTGGGAGCCACCTTCAAAGCCTCAGGCcccttttgaaaaaaagaaaaaaaaaaaaaaaagtcctcagagCTGGCAGATCTTTACCCTCCCAGGAAGGATCTGACTTCTGGAAAGAACTCAACATCCTCTGAATCCAAGTATGGTGAATCAGGTGGGGCCTCGAGCTCAGGAATACCATTTTTGGTCAAATACAAGGTATGACAAGGCTCAGACCCAGGCAGATTGTTTGGGGTGGCTCATGAACTGGCCCCGAAGTGAATTCCAGGGCGGCTACAGGAACAGCTTCTCCGGAGGACACACGCTGTCCTGCCAGGGCACCAGCATGTGAACACCAAGGTAGAAGCAAGCGCTCTCATTTCTTCACTGCGGCGGCTCACAAAgtatacatctttatttattttttaatttttgctaaagattttattcatttatttgagagagagagagtgtgagcaggggaaggagcagagggagtgggacaagcagactccatgctgagtgctgagccaacacagggctcgatctcacacccccgagatcactacctgagccgaaatcaagaatcagaggcttaaccgactgagccacccgggtgccccaaattatacatctttaaaaatgcccttggggacacctgggtggctcagtccgttaagcgtctgccttcggctcagctcatgatcccaggatcctgggatggagtcctacatcaggctccttgctcagcggggagcctgcttctccctctgcctgctgttccccctgcttgtgctctctctctgacaaataaataaataaaatctttaaaaaaaaaaaaatgcccttggTCCCAAGCTTTATGCTTAAGGCTGTGATAAGCCTACTAAACTTATCAATACTTAGATTAACTAATATTACCAACAGCGACACTGTTATGAATGCTTGGAATACAATAAAAAGAAGGGGCCTGAGGGTAGGGGCAAAACGCCTGACTCTATCAGCAAGAGCTATACTTTGAGCGCATCTCTTGACCTCCTGGAGACTTGATGCTCTCATGAGCCAAACAACAATAACACTTATTCAAAGCTATAATGcatataggcttttttttttttaatggcaataaGACCATATATAACAAGAGCCATAAAAGTGATTATATCCTTTGACTGAATAACTCACTTCCTAGAATTTACAGTAAGGAAACAattcaaagcaagaaaaaaggCTTCAGGTACAAAAAAGTTCACGGCAGTGCTATTCACGACACTGAAAAACAGGAAGCAACTCAAGTATCCAACAATAAAGAGGCAGTTAACCCAATTATGGCCCCTCATGGCATATTGCCCCTTCACTAAGATGGCAAATACAAACAACGCACGCACATCAGGTAGCAGAAAGTCTGTGCAAAATAACATTCGCTGAAAAGAGGCAGCAATTACATGAGCACTGTGACTGCAAACACACAAAAACTGATTTCATTGGCCAAAGAGCCAAACAGGCTATGAAGATGTGAATGGTCACCGTTCAAGCAAGGACTCCCATATTGGATGGCCCGGGTGTAACAGGAGGATAGTTGTGAGAAGGttctggaaaacacaaaatgCTCTGCACAGATTGTATATGCCTTACAACTCTCACCTACTTTTCTCTGCGCCCCTGAGCTTGACTTCCCAGCCCTCCTGCCAGTGTTTCTGGGTCTTCAGCTTCTGAGTACAGAAGTCACAGGAGTCCTAGTCGTCCTTCAGATCTTAGATGGGAGGCGGCTGCCCTCAAGATTCCCTGGGCCAGGCTGTCTCCCCTCATGCCTTGCCATGGCTGCAGCAGTAGGAACAAGTGAATCATTTGCCAGATGCGCACCACAACCCACAGTGAGCATCTCATTCACTTCACAACCACCTGGGGAGGCGGGTGTTGGTAATGAGgaagaggacactgaggcttggagaggctACCTGGCCTGCCCAGGGACCACGTGGCCGATGAGTGGTAAAGACAGGCTTCAAACGAGTGGGCTCCTCCAGACCCTGAGCTCTTCCCCACTTGATCAGTGGCTTTCAAATAGCAGGCTGTGACCCATCAGTGAGCCACTGGAACCACTTGGGGGCTGCAAGaggctcttttttccttttaacttcaTTAGCCAGCACttgatttaattaaataaatgacaatAGAAAATAGGAcattagtggggcgcctgggtggctcagtcagttgagtgtccgactcttgatttcagctcaggttgtgagctcAGGGAAAAGAGATGGAGCCCCTCGATGGGCTCtgggctccctctctctgcccctgccctcccctccaacatTTGTTCATGCTGActctctgcgtctctctctgtctctcccttaaaaaagagggaagggaagggaaaaggaagggaagaaaaacatcACATTAGTAAGGGTCAGTATTGTGTTCTGAAGCCTTTTTTCAGTTACATCCATTTACATCCAAATATATGTGTTCTGGGCCAAAATTCAAAACATATTCCCTATTATTTGAGAAATCAGGAGTCTGGAGTCTAATGTTTTTTACTTGCTTCACTATTAAGGTCCTGGACAGCAGAGCTCCTGGGCCCACCCTGAGTTTGTTCCAGGGCCTGACtcaaatatttggtgaatgatgAAGCCTACGCCTGTTTCCCACCTGCAAAGCAAGAGCAGATGCCTCAACCAACTGCCTCGTTTAACAATGAAGGGTAGGAGTGGAGAAGCACAGGGCTTGCTTAGGCTTTCCCTGTGAGTCAGGGCAGAGCTGACTATCCCGACGTCTCCCCTGCG comes from Neovison vison isolate M4711 chromosome 8, ASM_NN_V1, whole genome shotgun sequence and encodes:
- the MANBAL gene encoding protein MANBAL — encoded protein: MASDLDFSPPEVPEPTFLENLLRYGLFLGAIFQLICVLAIIVPVPKSHETEAEPSEPRSAEVTRKPKAAVLSASKRPKKEAKKKR